The Archangium primigenium genomic interval GGGGTCTCGTCCGGCTGCTCCAGCAGGGGGTTTTGATCCATCTCCTCCCGCACCTGCTCGAGCAATTCCATTCGCGAGAGTTGCAGGAGCTTGATGGCCTGCTGCAGCTGGGGCGTCATCACCAGCTGCTGCGAAAGCTTCAGGCTCTGCTTGAGTTCCATCGCCATTTCTGGGGTCTCCCGCCCGTTTCAACACTCGACTCGATGGCGAACCGCCATCAAGGACCGTGCCAACCTAACAAGGCCCCCCGACTTCGTCCAGTCCCCCAGGGTCCGGCCTGGGACTTGCACAAAGTGAAATTCCCTATTTATTCCGGGAACTTGGAGAGCCCATGAGCTCCCCGAGACGTTCAGGAGTCGACGTGTTGGCACGGGGATGCATGCGACCGCTGGACGGGACGGGCGTCCGGGGATGCCGATTCCTCGGGGCTCACACGGAGTGCAAGCGGAATCGGTCGCCCAGGTACACCTCGCGCGCCCGCGTGGACGCGGCGAGTTGCTCGGGCGAGCCCTCTTCCAGGATCTGCCCCTGGGCGATGATGTAGGCCCGGTCGCAGATGCGCAGGGTTTCCTGGACGTTGTGATCCGTGATGAGCACGCCGAGGCCGCGGGCCTTGAGCTGGGAAATCTGCTGCTGGATGTCGCCCACGTTGATGGGGTCCACGCCGGCGAAGGGCTCGTCGAAGAGGATGAAGCGGGGGTTGGGGATGAGGGAGCGGGCGATCTCCGTGCGTCGGCGCTCGCCGCCGGACAGGGGCTCGCCGGGGGACTCGGCCACGTGCGACAGGGCGAACTCCTCCAGGAGCTGCTGGGCGCGCTTCTCGCGCTCGGCGCGGGTGAGGCCCTTCTGCAGCTCCAGCACGGACAGGAAGTTCTCGCGCACGGTGAGCTTGCGGAAGATGGAGGACTCCTGGGGCAGATAGCCCAGGCCGTGCTGGGTGCGCCGGTGCATGGGCAGCGCCGTCAGGTCCTGCCCGTCCATGTGCACCCGGCCGGCGTCGGGCCGCACCAGCCCCACCACAATGTTGAAGCTCGTCGTCTTGCCCGCGCCGTTGGGGCCCAGGAGGCCCACCACCTCGCCCTGGGCGACCTGGAACGACACGTCCCGGACCACCTGGCGCTTGTGGAACGTCTTGCGCAGACCCTCGGCGAACAGACGACCGCTCATGGTGACCTCGTCCCTCCTGAAGGGGGGTTGCTGGGCGTGGAGGCCGGGGGGCCCTTGCCCGCCTCCCTGCCCGGAAGAGGCGTCGCCGACTCGACCGTCACAACGGCGTCCTTCACCTCGAAATTCGCGTTGCCCACCGTCATTCGCACTTCCGAGCCCCGCAGGCGGGTCGTCGCGTCGCGCGCCTCGGGGTTGCCCGTCACCACCAGGACGCCCGTGGGCACCCGGAATTCCGCCCGCTCGCCCTTCACCGAGCGGTCCGCGTCCGTGGCACGCACATGGCCCACGCACTCCGCGCGCGTCACCTGCTGGGACGCCGTGTAATAGGCCACCATCTTGTCGCAGCGCAGCTCCAGGGTGCGGTGTTTGACCACCACGTCGCCGGTGAAGACGGACTGGGAGCGGGAGCCGACCACCTTGCGCGCGCTCACCTCGGCGGGGAGGCGGGCCGCGGGGGCGTCCTTGCCCGAGGACTTGCGCGGCAGGGACAGGGGCGCCGCCTCGAGCGTGACGACGGCCTCGTCCACCTCGTACTCGAAGCCGGGCACCCCCGTCTTGAGGCGCATCTCCGCGCCGCGCAGCCGGGTGGTGGGATCGCTCGCCTCGGGGCTGCCCGAGAGCGAGAGCACGCCGGCGGGCACGTCGAACACGGCGCGCTCGCCCTGGGCGGTGCGCGGGCCCTCCACCATGCGCACCTGGCCCGTGCACTCCACGCGCGTCACCTCGCGGGGGCCGGTGTAGCTCGCCGCCATCTCGTCACAGCGCAGCTCCAGCGCCTTCTGCGTCACCACCACGTCGCCGGAGAAGACGGCGCGCTCGCGCGAGCCCGACAGGCGCTTGGAGGAGATGGCCACCGGGTCGCGCAGGCGGGGCACCGGGGCCTGGGCGGCATTGCCAGACACGGCGGACGCGGCGGCGGGGGCCACGGGCTGGGCGACGAAGAAGGCCGTCAACAGGTACTCAATCATGCGCGGACTCCAGCACGGTGTGGACCGAGCCCTCGAAGGTGAAGCGCGCGTCCGGCACGGACAGCACGAAGGTGTCGGCGCGCAGGCGGTAGTCGGGCGCCTGGACCTGGACGCCCTCCTGGCCGGAGATGCGCTGCTCGGCGCCGGAGTAGGTGGCCCGGGGGGTGCGCGCCACCATGCCCGCGCCGGTGCGGACCTCCACGTCGCCCGAGGCCACCAGGTCACGCGTGCCCAGGTGGCCCTCCATCAGGGCGGCGCTCACCACCGTCACGTCCGCGGGCGTGCGGCCCGGCACCCGGAGCGTGGCGCGGGTGGCGGTGAGCTCCCCGTTGCGCTCGTAGGTGGCGCGCTCGGCCTGGCCCGACAGCGCGGGCGTCTCGCCCTCGAACGAGCGCAGCCGCACGCCGCGCATCACCACGGCGGGGGGCGCGGCGGCATCCGTGAGGCCGGAAGACGGGGAACACGCGCCCGCGAGGACGAGGCAGACGACGGGAGTGAAGACGGCTCGCACAGGCACCTGTCTATCATCCGACAAGGGTGGGTGCTGCATCCGACAGCGGGCCTGTCCGCCCGGCCACCCTGGAGAGCGAGCGGCTACATAGGTCCCCGGGACATGCCCATCCTGGGAGCCACATGAAACGCATCCTCTTCGCCAGCCTTCCCGTGGGGGGCGGGCACCTCGCGCTCCGGGACTCGCTGCGCACGGCGCTCGCGCTCGGCGCGCCCGGGACCGAGCCCTTCGAGCCGCACACCTTCGACAGCCAGGACACGCGGCTGCGCGGCATCTACGAGTTCTGCGTCCACCGGGCGCCGTGGTTGCAGCGGTTGCAGTACAGCGTGACCGACCTGCGCGCCACCCTGCCCCTGCTCGCCTCGACCACCCCCGTGCTGCAGGCGGAAGTCCAGGCGGAGCTGGCGCGCGTGCGGCCCGACGCGGTCGTCGCCACGCACTTCCTGCTCTCGGCCCTGTTCGTGCGCGCGCGCAAGCGGCTGGGGCTGGACGTGCCGGTGGTCAACGCGATCCCGGACTACGGCGAGCCCGTGGAGGTGTTCGCGCCCCGGGGCGCCCACCGCCTGGAGGGCATCATCGTGATGGCGCCCCATGTCCGCGAGCGGCTGCTGGAGCGGGGCACCTACCCCGCCTCGCGCGTGCACCTCTCGGGCTTCCTGCCCCGCGAGCCCTTCCAGCGGGTGGGCCGGGAGATCGGCGCCGCGCCGCGGCTGAGCCGGGAGCGGAGAGCCGCGCTGCTCGAGTCCGTGCGCCAGGAGTACCCGGAGGCGCGCGGGCTGGACGCCACGCGGCCCACGGTGGTGTTCCTCGGCGGCTCGGCGTGGACGGAGAAGACGGGGCCCGTGCTCGAGCGGCTCTTGCGCACCCCGTCGCTGCACGAGCGGCTCAACGTGGTGGTGGTGTGCGGCGGCAACGCGCGCTTCCACGAGACGCTCACGGCCCGGGTGGCGGCGCTGCCGCACGTGGTGCCCTTTGGCTTCGTGGACGCCCACCTGCTCGCCCGGCTGATGGCGGTGGCGG includes:
- the lptB gene encoding LPS export ABC transporter ATP-binding protein → MSGRLFAEGLRKTFHKRQVVRDVSFQVAQGEVVGLLGPNGAGKTTSFNIVVGLVRPDAGRVHMDGQDLTALPMHRRTQHGLGYLPQESSIFRKLTVRENFLSVLELQKGLTRAEREKRAQQLLEEFALSHVAESPGEPLSGGERRRTEIARSLIPNPRFILFDEPFAGVDPINVGDIQQQISQLKARGLGVLITDHNVQETLRICDRAYIIAQGQILEEGSPEQLAASTRAREVYLGDRFRLHSV
- a CDS encoding LptA/OstA family protein; the protein is MIEYLLTAFFVAQPVAPAAASAVSGNAAQAPVPRLRDPVAISSKRLSGSRERAVFSGDVVVTQKALELRCDEMAASYTGPREVTRVECTGQVRMVEGPRTAQGERAVFDVPAGVLSLSGSPEASDPTTRLRGAEMRLKTGVPGFEYEVDEAVVTLEAAPLSLPRKSSGKDAPAARLPAEVSARKVVGSRSQSVFTGDVVVKHRTLELRCDKMVAYYTASQQVTRAECVGHVRATDADRSVKGERAEFRVPTGVLVVTGNPEARDATTRLRGSEVRMTVGNANFEVKDAVVTVESATPLPGREAGKGPPASTPSNPPSGGTRSP